The Enterobacter mori genomic interval CGCCGTGCTCGAGGTGAACTATCGGCTGGCCGGGATGCAGTTCGGCCAGGTTGCGGATCAGCGTGTCCGGGTTGATGGTGCGACGGCTATCCTGACGGCGACGCGCCACGCGCTCGCCGAGAAGGTCGCTTTCGCAAATCAGCGCCACGTTATTGAGCGTGTCGATAAATCCATGCTCAGCGGCACCGATCATCAGATAGCGGCCCGTTCCGGTGGCGTCGTCCAGCCGCAAAATACGCTTTGGCGCGATCTTAATGCGGCCAAGCAGTTCGCCTAACGCTTCGCGACGACCTTCACTTTCAACGGAGAACACCACCGGCCCGGTAAAGGATTCCAGAAACTTGCGCAGTTTATCCAGCGGGGATTTTTGCTGCGCCTGAATGGAGAGATCCGGCAGCGTCTGGAACGCCAGATTGGTATTGGCCGCTTTATCCGCCAGCGAGTCGGTTCTGAGCTGCATGCGCGGCCAGCGCTTCAGTTCGGCGTTGAGCTCGTCGGTGCGCAGCCAAAGCGTTTCCGGCGGCAGCAGTGGACGCATCGGATCCACGCCACGGTTCTCGAAGCGAGCGCGGGTTTCGCTTTCAAAGCGGCTGGCGCTGGCGTCAATATCCCCGGTGTTTACAATCAGCGTGTTTGCCGGGAAGTAGCTGAACAGGGCGGGCAGCGGCTCGTTGAAGAACAGCGGTTGCCAGTATTCGATCCCGGCAGGCAGCGTGCCTTTGCTGACCTGCTGATAAATGTGCTCGGCATCACGCTTCACGTCGAACCTGTCGCGCCACTGGCTGCGGAACAGCTCGATAGCGGTTTTGTCCGTCGGGAATTCATGTGCAGGAAGCAGGTTGATGGATTCTACTTCTTCCAGCGTGCGCTGCGTGTCGGCGTCGAACACGCGCAGGCTGTCGATTTCATCATCAAAGAAATCCAGGCGATACGGCTGGTCACTGCCCATTGGGTAAAGATCGAGCAGCGCGCCGCGGGTGGCGTATTCCCCGTGCTCCATCACCTGATCCACATGGCGATAACCGGCACCGTCAAGCTGCGCGCGCAGGGCATCACGCGACAGGCGCTGGCCTTTTTTCATCACCAGCGCGTGACCGTGCAGATAGCTGTGCGGGCAGACGCGCTGCATCAGCGTATTGACCGGCACAATTAATACGCCGCGCTGCATGGTCGGAAGTTGATACAGCGTTGACAGGCGTGAAGAGATGATCTCCTGATGCGGGGAGAAGCTGTCATACGGCAGCGTTTCCCAGTCAGCCAGGCTGGACACCAGGCTATCGGTAAATTGACGGATTTCGTCATGCAGGCGCAGGGCATTTTGCATATCCGGAGCAACCAGTACCACCGGGCCGGGATGGCGCTCAGCGATTTCTGCCACCAGCGTGGCGCACGCCGCGCCCGTGAGTTCGCCCAGCTGGCGTTGGTCGCCTGCTTTGACAGGCAAGGTAAAGCGATAGTGTTCAGGCATGGCTATGTCAGAGTCTCTTATGGATATACCAACAGTATTGGGGCATATCACTGATACGCAATGTCTTTATTATCCTCGATCGTTTTGCATTAGCAAATCGTAAGCGTATGGAAGGCAATTCGCCCCCTGAAAAGGGGGCGGAGAGGACATCAACGGGTCGCAGTTGACGGGGAGAGCGTAGCGGGTGGCGAGAAAAAGACATCGCCAAAGAGAGCGGTGGAAATCTTGCGTATGCCAAGTCCTACAAGGGTGCAGACCAGCAGGCTGACGAACGGATAGACCAGAATCAGCGTTAACTCGGCCCATATCGGCCAGTACGCGGCATTCATTTCACCAATCAGGAACAGGCTGAATGCCTCTATTAAAATGCGATGCGTGGTGTAAATCGCAATGGTATTCGAACCCACCACATTCAGCAGGTTTCCGGGATGGACGGCATAACGTTGCTCAACGCTGTAGAAAAGCTTCATGATCAGCACAATCGACAGCAGGGAGAGCGGGAGAGGAACGTTTGCAAACCACAGCACCACGGACACCGCTCCGAACGCGACCACCGCCAGCCAGACGCGACGTATCTCCAGCCCCTTCATCCAGGCCATAAGCTGTGCACCGTACCACGCGCCCAGGCTGTAGTAGATCATATTACGCACGACGCTGTTCATTCCCCACCACGGCAGAGGCAGGAAGTTAATGGCAATGCTCGCCAGCGCCAGCAGGCCCAGAACAGGCAGTTTCCAGCGGCTCAGCAGTTTGCACAGTGTGAAATAGACCACTAGGGCATACAGATACCACAGGCTAGTGCTGGCAGTGAGCATACCCAGAATAAAGCCCGAGACAGAGTCGGCGTAGGCCGCATTTGAGGAGGTTGCCAGTTCACGTTCCGGTGCGAGCCAGGCATTGAGGTGGGTCAGCGCCTGCCACTGCAGTATTCCCCATAGCGCCAGCACCCAGACGATGCTCCAGATGCGCTTGTCGAGGCTGGTGCGCCAGTCCACTTCATCAATGTATCGGCGGATCAGAAAGCCGGAGATAAAGAAGAACACCGGCATGCGGAACGGAGCGAGATACAGGTTAAAATAGACCCAGCATTTGGCGAGAAGCCCTGACAGCGGATGCTGCAGCCCGCTGAGATGAGGATAAAAGGTGATGACCGAGTGGTAAATCACCACCAGGCAGATGCACAGCCCCTTTATCTGATTAATCCATAATGCTTTTTGTTTCATCGGTAACCAATACCTGTTTTGCCATAAACGAACGGGCAATTGTTCTAAAATGGCAGTGAGATGTAACGGGTAACTGTCTGTATCGGGACGTTTTTCGGAAAAGGTGGAGGGTGTGCAGAGAAGAAACCGAAAGTACCACCCTGATTTATCTGAGTTTTTCGGAAAAATGATTACCAAAGCTTACGGTTTCAGTCATTTACGCTTAACGGATTCGCTTATATACTCGTGGGTCTGCTATCAGCAAACAGACGGATTTCATGTATCAACCTGTCGCACTCTTCATAGGCTTACGTTACATGCGTGGGCGCGCCGCGGACCGCTTCGGTCGCTTTGTCTCCTGGCTTTCGACTATTGGCATTACGCTTGGCGTGATGGCACTGGTGACGGTGCTTTCCGTCATGAACGGCTTTGAGCGCGAGCTGCAAAACAATATCCTGGGGCTGATGCCGCAGGCCGTTCTCTCCTCAACCAACGGTTCCGTAAACCCGCAACAGCTGCCGGAAAGCGCAGCGAAGTTACAGGGTGTCACGCGCGTTGCGCCATTAACCACCGGCGATGTCGTGCTGCAAAGCGCCCGTAGCGTGGCGGTCGGCGTCATGCTGGGGATTGATCCAGTCCAAAACGATCCGTTGACGCCGTATCTGGTTAACGTAAAGCAATCCGATCTGCAGCCCGGTAAATACAACGTCATCCTCGGCGAACAGCTTGCCGGGCAGCTCGGCGTCAACCGTGGCGATCAGCTACGCGTGATGGTGCCGTCTGCCAGCCAGTTTACGCCGATGGGCCGCCTGCCAAGCCAGCGCCTGTTCAACGTGATAGGTACCTTTGCCGCCAACAGCGAAGTCGACGGCTATCAGATGCTGGTAAACATTCAGGATGCATCGCGCCTGATGCGCTACCCTGCAGGGAATATCACCGGCTGGCGCCTGTGGCTCGATCAGCCGCTCAAGGTCGATA includes:
- a CDS encoding acyltransferase family protein, with protein sequence MKQKALWINQIKGLCICLVVIYHSVITFYPHLSGLQHPLSGLLAKCWVYFNLYLAPFRMPVFFFISGFLIRRYIDEVDWRTSLDKRIWSIVWVLALWGILQWQALTHLNAWLAPERELATSSNAAYADSVSGFILGMLTASTSLWYLYALVVYFTLCKLLSRWKLPVLGLLALASIAINFLPLPWWGMNSVVRNMIYYSLGAWYGAQLMAWMKGLEIRRVWLAVVAFGAVSVVLWFANVPLPLSLLSIVLIMKLFYSVEQRYAVHPGNLLNVVGSNTIAIYTTHRILIEAFSLFLIGEMNAAYWPIWAELTLILVYPFVSLLVCTLVGLGIRKISTALFGDVFFSPPATLSPSTATR
- the lolC gene encoding lipoprotein-releasing ABC transporter permease subunit LolC, encoding MYQPVALFIGLRYMRGRAADRFGRFVSWLSTIGITLGVMALVTVLSVMNGFERELQNNILGLMPQAVLSSTNGSVNPQQLPESAAKLQGVTRVAPLTTGDVVLQSARSVAVGVMLGIDPVQNDPLTPYLVNVKQSDLQPGKYNVILGEQLAGQLGVNRGDQLRVMVPSASQFTPMGRLPSQRLFNVIGTFAANSEVDGYQMLVNIQDASRLMRYPAGNITGWRLWLDQPLKVDTLSQQTLPEGTKWQDWRDRKGELFQAVRMEKNMMGLLLSLIVAVAAFNIITSLGLMVMEKQGEVAILQTQGLTPRQIMAVFMVQGASAGIIGALLGAVLGALLASQLNNLMPIIGALLDGAALPVAIEPLQVVGIALAAMAIALLSTLYPSWRAAATQPAEALRYE